In a single window of the Campylobacter iguaniorum genome:
- a CDS encoding Mrp/NBP35 family ATP-binding protein — translation MSNEQILEELKKVIYPGFKKSIVEFGFVKSVDPDIVVEVVSAKQEVAASVKKDIEALNLGKNIIIQAPKVEAEKSNSRSGKNIAPQIKNFVMVSSGKGGVGKSTTTLNLAISMAKQGKKVGLLDADIYGPNIPRMLGCENMQPSVVGQRLMPMQTHGIEMMSMGVLIEAGTGLMWRGSMIMKAITQLLEEVNWSDLDVLFLDMPPGTGDAQITLAQSVPVTAGVCVTTPQVVALDDSARSLDMFNKLHIPIAGIVENMSGFICPDCGKEYDIFGKDGANELTSKYKTQILAQIPIEPAIRIGGDSGKPVSFYEPNSVSAKRYEEATIKLWSELEEINKNGGADNSAIQPDNSGKAACH, via the coding sequence ATGAGTAATGAACAAATCTTAGAAGAGTTAAAAAAAGTAATCTATCCAGGATTTAAAAAAAGTATAGTTGAGTTTGGTTTTGTCAAATCAGTCGATCCTGATATCGTCGTAGAGGTCGTTTCGGCTAAACAAGAAGTCGCAGCTAGTGTGAAAAAGGATATTGAAGCTCTGAATTTAGGCAAAAATATAATCATACAAGCCCCAAAAGTAGAAGCCGAAAAAAGCAACTCAAGAAGTGGCAAAAACATAGCTCCACAGATTAAAAATTTCGTAATGGTAAGCAGTGGAAAAGGTGGTGTAGGCAAAAGCACAACTACACTAAATTTAGCCATTTCTATGGCAAAACAAGGCAAAAAAGTTGGTCTTTTAGACGCTGATATTTATGGTCCAAATATCCCAAGAATGTTAGGGTGCGAAAATATGCAACCAAGCGTTGTAGGTCAAAGACTAATGCCTATGCAAACTCATGGCATAGAGATGATGAGTATGGGTGTTTTGATCGAGGCTGGAACTGGTCTTATGTGGCGTGGAAGTATGATAATGAAAGCTATCACTCAGCTACTTGAAGAGGTCAATTGGAGCGATTTAGACGTGTTATTTTTGGATATGCCTCCAGGCACTGGTGACGCACAAATCACGCTAGCCCAAAGCGTTCCAGTCACAGCTGGGGTATGCGTGACAACACCACAAGTCGTAGCTCTTGATGACTCAGCTAGAAGCCTTGATATGTTTAATAAACTTCACATCCCAATAGCTGGAATAGTCGAAAATATGAGCGGATTTATCTGCCCGGATTGCGGCAAAGAGTATGATATATTTGGCAAAGACGGCGCAAATGAGCTAACTAGCAAATACAAAACTCAAATACTAGCTCAAATCCCAATCGAACCAGCTATAAGAATAGGCGGCGATAGCGGTAAGCCAGTAAGCTTCTATGAGCCAAACTCAGTATCTGCAAAAAGATACGAAGAAGCCACTATTAAGCTTTGGAGCGAGCTTGAAGAGATAAACAAAAATGGTGGTGCTGACAACTCAGCTATCCAGCCAGACAACAGTGGCAAGGCTGCTTGTCATTAA